The nucleotide sequence CCAAAGCTTCCAACGAGTTTTCCGAGCTGTTGCGGGAGCTAAGCGCCGAGGGTACCGCCGTACTCATGGCCACCCACGACATCTTCCGGGCCAAAGAAGTGGGTACCCGCGTGGGCATTATGCGCGAGGGCGAACTGGTGGACGTGCGGCCCACCACCGACCTGAATGCCCACGAGCTAGAGCAGCTGTACCTCACGCACATGCATAACTAGGCACCCCATGATTTACAGTATTGCACGCAAAGAATTCGTGAGTACCCTGCGCGACCGGCGCTTCCTGGTGCTGAGTGCGTTGGTGCTGGCGCTACTGCTGGTTGCCACGCTGGTAGGGCGCCGCAGCTACCGCACGCTACAGCAGGAACGAGCCCTGGCCCAAGCCACCGTCAACGACCAGTTTCACCACCAGCCGGCCCGGCATCCGCACCGGGTGGCCCACTATGGTTCGTTTGCTTTCCGGCCCAAGGCAGGCCTGAGCTTGCTGGATTCCGGGGTCGATTCCTTTACCGGTACCGCGGTATACCTGGAAGCGCACCAGCAAAACAGCGTCAATTTCAGCCAGGCCCAGCAGTCGGGCTCCCTGCTCCGATTCGGCGAAATGACCGTGGCATTCGTGCTGCAGCTGCTGGTGCCGTTGCTGATTATCTTCCTGTGTTTCGGGGCGTTCAGTGAGGAGCGTGAAACCGGCACTTTAAAGCTGTTGCTCAGCCAGGGCATTACGCTGCGGCAGGTAGCTTGGGGCAAAATCAGGGGGTACAGCCAGGCCGTGGCGCTGGTGGTAGTGCCCGCGCTGGCCGTGGCCGCCGCCCTGCTGTTTACCGGTGCCGAGTTTGCCACCGGCCCCGACCTGCTGGCGCGGTTGGTGCTGTTTGTAGTGGGCTACGCGGTGTACTTCTTCTTGTTTGTGGTGGGCTCCGTTGTGGTGTCGGCCTGGCAGGCTGACTCGCGCACGGCCCTCGTGACGCTGCTGGGGCTCTGGATGCTGGGCTGCATTATTCTGCCCAAAGCCACTGCCAACCTAGGCGCCACGCTCTACCCCACCACAACCAAAGCGCAGATGGACGCCGAGGTGCACGAAGAAGCCCAAAAGGGCATCAATGGCC is from Hymenobacter tibetensis and encodes:
- a CDS encoding ABC transporter permease; the protein is MIYSIARKEFVSTLRDRRFLVLSALVLALLLVATLVGRRSYRTLQQERALAQATVNDQFHHQPARHPHRVAHYGSFAFRPKAGLSLLDSGVDSFTGTAVYLEAHQQNSVNFSQAQQSGSLLRFGEMTVAFVLQLLVPLLIIFLCFGAFSEERETGTLKLLLSQGITLRQVAWGKIRGYSQAVALVVVPALAVAAALLFTGAEFATGPDLLARLVLFVVGYAVYFFLFVVGSVVVSAWQADSRTALVTLLGLWMLGCIILPKATANLGATLYPTTTKAQMDAEVHEEAQKGINGHDPQDQRTAALKASLLKKYGVDSEEKLPVSVGGIVMGESEAYSSRVYQQHFAALNATYERQNAISLWAGLLNPYQAIRPLSMGLAGADFAHYVHFQQAAETYRYQLVQRLNSLQAGMGYGDKERRLDAATWQSIPTFTYQPPTLAWALSRLLLPVVALLLWAAGLSWLGLRLIGKTSIT